A window from Solea senegalensis isolate Sse05_10M linkage group LG15, IFAPA_SoseM_1, whole genome shotgun sequence encodes these proteins:
- the wapla gene encoding wings apart-like protein homolog — protein sequence MTSRFGKTYNRKGGEANSKFEEVFSNKRSTLTTKWGDTTYKAQLGAKRPMLKTDVAELSKRPRLEDSDSEEDPFGFDSDDESKTVTSHSVSQVKVNEGDGAKKAAVQSGGTATAVTSAQTSASSVATTFTSKQTFEEKVVKNNQPRFKSTPDGNQKPTCMTYVTNKVPSDSQNVLASQRPISSSSNIDASFKLSTDPPGDGRDFQTASSYDGLPSEEMSSAHLEPSTEPPPEPVDNIPPSPFTLRASNCKKYQRPTRSSKTSSEYAENSDMPSETVSAPNQPNSVLSASGSSTATKPAAKPPGRGGGRVRDYTVLHPSCLSVCNVTIQDSIERSTDELVTPAAPAEVGEAGQMKKKSDAPPPKPTRFRPTQTKTKKTKAESKLEFFGFEEKEDQEGEEGSDGSVVGKSNYKIKYFGFDDLSESDSDSDDDSTHAKEKKAKKAAVALAALSSSVDSPHTSDSQDSQASSNTDGFDFSDDSSPGGTDIQKGRSGKRGDKYTGSGLKKIFSGPKKSPAKAVYNARHWNQPELQEIPVPPLSRSQTAPAILSSSGSSSSSSKDSNSHKDDGLFKAPPPPPKVIKSETIPTRLNQDIVTALKCRKEHKELYTVVQHVKHFNDVVEFGENQEFTDDFEYLETGLKSTQPLNTRCLSIISLATRCAMPGFRMHLRARGKVAQVFKMLSDAPQHPNLGLCTASLMYILSRDRLNMDLDRACLELMIKLLELDQDYSAHQDQLTAKEVAKVKEKIRKLCETVHNKHLDLENITTGHLAMETLLSLTSKRAGDWFKEELRLLGGLDHIVDKVKECVQNLSQEDDKENLVASLWGAERCLRVLESVTVQNPENQRYLIAYKDSQLIVSSARALRYCEDMIQRYSRALNNSSLSSSGATLPHCSFSNVGKAVEDCMRAIIGVLLNLTHDNEWGSTKTGEQEQLIVTALNCVLRVPRYIPQEQRFDVRVLGLGLLINLVEYSSRNRHYLVDMEYTVDNSCLEDSLIQPADPTQSDTVAELAPPSTAEAQGEDGDQAQTSGALAALVKFFLERERAAILAEAKTDDLISEAPKPALDQSGEWKETSGEIQWVASETCDQSQPEKKEEEDEELDLNKALQHAGKHMEDSIVASYTALLLGCLCQGSQINVTTVRTHLPKGDFSIMTEMLKKFLSFMNLTCAMGSTGQKSISRVIDYLEHC from the exons ATGACATCCAGATTTGGCAAAACGTACAACCGGAAGGGTGGGGAGGCTAACTCGAAATTTGAAGAGGTCTTCTCCAATAAAAGGTCTACTCTGACAACCAAATGGGGGGACACCACCTACAAGGCTCAGCTGGGAGCCAAAAGGCCAATGCTGAAAACTGATGTTGCAGAGCTTTCCAAGAGGCCAAGGCTTGAGGATAGCGACAGTGAAGAAGACCCATTTGGGtttgacagtgatgatgagtccAAGACTGTGACCTCTCACAGTGTATCCCAGGTGAAAGTCAATGAAGGTGATGGCGCTAAGAAAGCTGCCGTTCAGAGTGGTGGGACAGCCACTGCTGTGACATCTGCGCAGACTTCTGCAAGCTCAGTGGCTACTACGTTCACAA GCAAGCAAACCTTTGAGGAGAAGGTTGTTAAAAATAATCAGCCCAGGTTCAAAAGCACACCAGATGGCAACCAGAAACCTACATGCATGACCTATGTCACAAACAAAGTGCCCTCTGATAGTCAGAATGTCTTAGCATCCCAGAGGCccatctcttcctcttccaaTATTGATGCCTCCTTTAAACTGTCCACTGATCCACCAGGTGATGGCAGGGACTTCCAAACAGCTTCCTCTTATGATGGGTTGCCATCAGAAGAGATGTCAAGCGCTCACCTAGAGCCTTCTACTGAGCCCCCACCAGAACCAGTGGACAACATTCCCCCATCCCCTTTCACTCTAAGGGCCTCTAACTGTAAGAAATACCAGCGGCCTACCCGATCAAGTAAAACATCCTCTGAATATGCTGAAAACAGCGATATGCCCAGTGAAACAGTGAGTGCCCCAAATCAACCCAACAGTGTCCTTTCTGCTAGTGGAAGTAGTACTGCCACTAAACCAGCAGCCAAGCCACCAGGCAGGGGTGGTGGGAGGGTGCGTGATTACACAGTTCTGCACCCTTCCTGTCTATCAGTCTGCAATGTCACTATTCAGGACTCGATTGAACGGAGCACGGATGAACTGGTCActccagctgctcctgctgaaGTTGGAGAGGCAGGCCAGATGAAGAAAAAGTCAGATGCTCCACCACCTAAACCTACAAG attcCGACCCACCCAGACAAAGACGAAGAAAACCAAGGCCGAGAGCAAGCTAGAGTTCTTTGGCTTTGAAGAGAAAGAGGACCAGGAGGGCGAGGAAGGTTCAGATGGTAGCGTGGTGGGCAAGAGTAATTACAAGATCAAGTACTTTGGCTTTGATGACCTAAGCgagagtgacagtgacagtgatgatgacagCACTCATGCCAAGGAGAAGAAGGCCAAGAAGGCGGCTGTAGCCTTGGCTGCTCTAAGCTCCAGTGTGGACAGCCCTCATACCAGTGACTCTCAGGACAGCCAGGCCAGCAGCAACACAG ATGGTTTTGACTTCTCTGATGACTCCAGTCCTGGTGGCACTGACATACAGAAAGGACGCTCAGGGAAACGGGGTGATAAATACACTGGCAGTGGACTGAAAAAGATCTTCAGTGGACCCAAAAAG tcacCTGCTAAAGCAGTATATAATGCTCGCCACTGGAACCAACCTGAACTACAAGAGATACCGGTGCCTCCCCTCTCTCGATCTCAAACCGCCCCA GCCATTTTATCGAGCAGcggcagcagtagcagcagcagtaaggACAGCAACTCCCATAAAGATGACGGCCTATTCAAAGCCCCTCCACCTCCGCCCAAAGTCATTAAGTCAGAGACCATCCCCACACGACTCAACCAGGATATCGTCACGGCACTCAAATGCAGAAAGGAGCACAAGGAG CTGTACACGGTAGTGCAGCATGTAAAGCACTTCAATGATGTGGTGGAGTTCGGAGAGAATCAAGAGTTCACAGATGACTTTGAGTACCTGGAGACGGGCTTGAAGAGCACTCAGCCACTCAACACAAGATGCCTTAG tATTATCAGCTTGGCTACAAGGTGCGCCATGCCAGGTTTCAGGATGCACCTGCGGGCTAGAGGAAAAGTGGCACAGGTTTTCAAAATGCTCAGTGATGCACCACAGCATCCG AACCTCGGTCTGTGCACGGCTTCCTTGATGTATATTCTGAGTCGGGATCGACTTAACATGGATCTGGATAGAGCGTGTCTGGAGCTAATGATCAAGCTGCTGGAGCTAGACCAGGACTACTCGGCTCACCAGGATCAGCTCACAGCAAAAGAGGTTGCAAAAGTCAAGGAGAAGATTAGGAAGCTGTGTGAGACTGTGCACAACAAGCATCTCGACCTAGAAAACATAACG ACTGGCCACCTTGCCATGGAGACATTACTGTCTCTTACCTCTAAGAGAGCTGGTGATTGGTTCAAAGAAGAACTGCGGCTACTGGGTGGTTTGGATCATATTGTAGACAAAG TGAAAGAGTGTGTGCAGAATCTGAGCCAAGAGGATGACAAGGAGAACCTCGTAGCATCTTTATGGGGGGCCGAGAGATGTCTGAGAGTGCTTGAAAGT GTAACAGTGCAGAACCCAGAAAACCAGCGTTACTTAATTGCGTACAAGGACTCTCAACTCATTGTCTCCTCTGCCAG GGCTTTGCGTTACTGTGAGGATATGATCCAGCGGTACAGCAGGGCATTAAACAACAGCTCCCTGTCATCGTCTGGTGCAACACTGCCCCACTGCAGCTTCAGTAATGTGGGCAAGGCCGTGGAGGACTGTATGCGGGCTATCATAGGAGTGCTACTTAACCTCACTCATGACAATG AGTGGGGCAGCACTAAAACAGGGGAGCAGGAACAGCTGATAGTGACTGCTCTGAATTGCGTCCTTCGAGTCCCTCGGTACATTCCCCAGGAGCAGCGCTTTGACGTGCGAGTACTG GGTCTCGGTCTGCTAATAAACCTTGTTGAGTACAGCTCAAGAAATCGCCACTACCTGGTGGACATGGAGTACACTGTTGACAACAGCTGTCTGGAAGACAGCCTTATTCAGCCTGCTGACCCAACGCAGTCGGACACAGTGGCAGAGTTGGCACCTCCAAGCACAGCTGAAGCTCAGGGAGAAGACGGCGACCAGGCCCAAACCTCTGGTGCTCTAGCTGCACTTGTGAAG TTCTTCCTGGAGAGAGAGCGTGCTGCCATTCTGGCTGAAGCCAAAACTGATGACCTCATCAGCGAAGCACCGAAGCCTGCACTGGACCAAAGTGGAGAGTGGAAGGAGACGTCTGGTGAGATCCAGTGGGTGGCGTCTGAAACCTGTGACCAGAGCCAACCcgagaagaaagaggaagaggatgaagagttGGACCTAAATAAAG CTCTGCAGCACGCGGGTAAACATATGGAGGACAGCATCGTTGCCTCCTACACGGCTCTGCTGTTGGGCTGTCTGTGTCAGGGCAGCCAG ATAAATGTGACTACTGTGAGAACGCATCTACCAAAAGGGGATTTCTCCATCATGACAGAAATGCTTAAGAAATTCTTGAGTTTCATGAACCTCACG tGTGCAATGGGCTCCACGGGACAAAAGTCCATCTCGCGGGTCATTGACTACCTGGAGCACTGTTAA